The sequence CCGCACCGGCCCGGCGACGACCGGTGCGCTCGCCGCGACGTACATCGCCGCCTTCGGCCTCTCGCACCCGCTGGCCAAGCGGATCGGGTCCTGGCCCGCGGTCCTGACCGTCTCGGCGCTCACCGCCGCGGCGTCCTACGCCGCCGCCGACCGCCGCGTCCCACGCTGAGCGGGGGAGGGAGTCGCTGGTCGGCCCCACGCCGAGCCGGTGTCGTCGCGGTTCCGGGTCGCCGGCCGAGTCCCGTGCCGATCCGGTGCGAGGGCGGTTCCGGGTCGCCGGCCGAGTCCCGTGCGCCGAGCCGATGCGAGGGCGGCTCCGAGCCGCCGACCGGAGCCCACGCCGATCCGGTGCGAGGAACGGCGCCGAGTCGCCCGGCCCGACCCGGCCCCGGCCCGGCCCGGCCCGGGAGACGGTCGGTCGCCGGCCGGGCCCGCGCCCGGCCGGCGACGCCGGGATCACTGGTAGACGCGGACGTAGTCGACCAGCATCCGGCTCGGGAACGGGGTGCTGGCGTCGATCGGGCCGGGGAAGTCCCCGCCGACCGCCAGGTTCAGGATCAGGTAGAACTGGTGGTCGTAGATCCACGGGCCCCGGGTGTTCTCCACGGTGTCCTTGGCGGCGTAGAACACCTCACGGTTGTCGAGGAAGAACCGCATCCCCTTGCTGTCCCACTCCACCGCCCACACGTGGAAGTCCGCCGACAGATCGACGGTCGCGTACTTCTGCCCGTAGCCGCCGGCCCCGTTGTACGCCGGGGCGTGCAGCGTGGAGTACGCCTCGGACGTGTTGCGTCCCAGCACCTCCATGATGTCGATCTCCCCGTTGTACGGCCACGGCCGCCCGGCGAGGAAGTCGGAGCCCATCATCCAGAAGGCGGGCCACAGCCCGTTGCCCTTCGGCACCCGGATGCGCGCCTCGATCCGGCCGTACTGGACGTGGAACTTGTTGCTGGTGTTCATCCGGTGCGAGGTGTACTGCCGGCCCTGGTAGTCCTGCCGGCGCGCCTCGATGACCAACTGCCCCTGACCGTTCATCGAGGCGTTCTCGCTGTTCGGGGTGTAGTACTGCACCTCGCCGTTCTGCGGGACGCCGGGGTCCATGGTCCACTTCGACCCGTCCGGTTTGGTGCCGGCCGCGCCGTTGAACTCGTCGGCGAAGACCAGCCGGGTGGCCGGGAAGGTGGGGTCGGCGGGCCGGGCGGGCGGGTCGACCGGGTTGCCGCCGGTGCCGTACACGCTGAACTCCCAGAGCGAGTAGCCGTACGGGCCGCTGCGCGCGGTGCCGTACATCCGCACGTACCGCCCGGTCCCGCTGGCGTTGATCACGTCCTTGAGGCCGTCGCCGGTGGTGGTGGACCAGATCGTGGTCCAGGTGACCGCGTCACCGGAGACCTGGATCTGGTAGGCCCTGGCGTACGCCGGGTCCCACTGCAGCACGACCTGGCTGACCTGCGCGGTCGCGCCCAGGTCGACGTAGATCCAGCCGGGGTCGACCCAGCCGGTGGTGGAGCTGGTCGCCCAGCGGCTGGCCGGGTCGTTGTCGAACGCCTTGTCCGCCGTGCACGGGTTGCAGTTCACGTCGTTCTGCTCCGACGAGGCCCGGCCCGGCTTGGCGTAGGACAGCAGGCGCGCGCCGGGCGTGCCGGTCCCGCCACCGGAGAAGACCTGGAATTCCCAGAACGAGTATCCGTACGCCTCCAGCGCCCGCTGGGTCAGGTTGATCCGCACGTAGCGCGCGGTCCCGGCGACCGGGATGCTCTGCTGACCGCCGGTCCCGCCGCTGGTCGTGTAGGCCTGGGTGTAGGCGCTGCCGTCGGTGGAGAACTGGATCGTGAACGCCTTCGCGTACGCGTTCTCCCAGTTGATCGCGATCCGGCTGACCGCGGTGGGCGCGCCGAGGTCGACCTGGAACCACTGCGTGGCGGCGAAGGCGCTGGCCCAGCGGGTGCCGTTGTCGCCGTCGACTGCGGCGCTCGCCGGCGTGCCGGCCCACTCCGAGGACGACGCGGTGACCGCTTTGTTCTGCGAGACCAGCGTCTCCGCCGCCTGCGCGCCGCTCGGCGTGGCCAGCAACGCGCCGAGCAGCCCGGTCAGGGCGGCGGCGGTGGCGAGAAGTCGTTTTCGCGGACGTTTCTGGGCAGGGGACATCAGCATGGGGGACTCCCGATGATGTGACGAAGCCGTTTCCAGCGGGGGAACAAGCTGTAAAGACGCTCTCTTGCCGGACACTGTGTCCCCGGGGTGAACCGGTGTCAATGGGTCGCCGGAACCGGTTCCGGCGATGCCTGCGGCATCGACGCAGGTCAAGCCCGGGGTCAGCGGTGGCCCGGCGCCGCGGTTCCGGAACCGCGCCGCTTCGTTCACAACCAATCCCCGGTACGAACCACCGGCCCCGCCGCGGGCCACGCGGCCCGGATCCGGCACCGATGCGGTGCGACGCCGCCACGCTGCGAGCCGCCACTTCCGAGTCGCCTGGTTGGGAGTCGCCTGGTTGGGAGTCGCCTGGTTGGGAGCCGCCCGGCTGGGAGCCGCCTGGTTGGGAGTTGCCTGGTTGGGAGTTGCCCGGCTGGGAGCCGCCCGGCTGGGAGCCGCCCGGCTGGGAGCCGCTCGGCTGGGAGTCGCCCGGCTGGGAGTCGCCCGGCTTCGGGCGGCTTGACTTCGGGTGGCCCGGGCTTCGGGTGGCCTGCCTAGCGGCCTTGCTTCCGGCGGCTCGGCTTCGCGCGGCTCCGCATCGAGCGGCGGCCCCGCTTCGAGCGGCCCCGCTCATGGCAGTTCAGGTGAACGTTGTCCGCAGCGCGAGAAGCCACCGAGTCGTCCATCCCTCTTTCGCATTTTCCGTTCCGGCGCGCCTGGAGGGCGGCGTCATCGACGGAATGGATATTGGCATGATCGAATACTGACTTGTGTCGGGCAGGCGGCGGGATAATTGAGGCATGGGGCAGTTGTCGCTGTTCGGCAGAGCGGAGCTCGCTAAAATGCGGGACCGGACTGCTTCGCGCGATTATTCGCCCGCGCGCGAGGAATTCCGCCGTGAGCATGAGCGTCGCCGGTTCTGGGGCTTGCGGCGCCGGCACGCCGAGAGGTTGCGGCGCGGCGGCGCAGCATCGTCGATCACCCCCACCGGCGAGGGTGAGCGGACCGGCCCCGTGGTCAGCGCTGCGTCCGCCGGGGTTCCGGCTGTGTCACGGGTCGTTCCGGTTCCGGTTCCGGTTCCGGGGGCGGGAATTCCGGCTGTGTCACCGGTTGGTCCGGCTCCTGTTTCGCGGGCGGAGTTTCGGCGTGCGTGGC is a genomic window of Actinoplanes teichomyceticus ATCC 31121 containing:
- a CDS encoding discoidin domain-containing protein, translated to MLMSPAQKRPRKRLLATAAALTGLLGALLATPSGAQAAETLVSQNKAVTASSSEWAGTPASAAVDGDNGTRWASAFAATQWFQVDLGAPTAVSRIAINWENAYAKAFTIQFSTDGSAYTQAYTTSGGTGGQQSIPVAGTARYVRINLTQRALEAYGYSFWEFQVFSGGGTGTPGARLLSYAKPGRASSEQNDVNCNPCTADKAFDNDPASRWATSSTTGWVDPGWIYVDLGATAQVSQVVLQWDPAYARAYQIQVSGDAVTWTTIWSTTTGDGLKDVINASGTGRYVRMYGTARSGPYGYSLWEFSVYGTGGNPVDPPARPADPTFPATRLVFADEFNGAAGTKPDGSKWTMDPGVPQNGEVQYYTPNSENASMNGQGQLVIEARRQDYQGRQYTSHRMNTSNKFHVQYGRIEARIRVPKGNGLWPAFWMMGSDFLAGRPWPYNGEIDIMEVLGRNTSEAYSTLHAPAYNGAGGYGQKYATVDLSADFHVWAVEWDSKGMRFFLDNREVFYAAKDTVENTRGPWIYDHQFYLILNLAVGGDFPGPIDASTPFPSRMLVDYVRVYQ